One window of the Brettanomyces bruxellensis chromosome 1, complete sequence genome contains the following:
- the HGT1_1 gene encoding high affinity glucose transporter, with protein sequence MGYEKRLVGSANKIKNFFDKFPKVYNVYIVCSISTISGMMFGVDISSISAFIGTDQYRRYFNNPGSAIQGFITSSMALGSFFGSLATSFVSEPLGRRISLVICSFFWVVGAAIQSSAQNRAQLIIGRLISGIGVGIGSTVAPVYGSELAPRKVRGFVGGLFQFCVTLGILIMFYVSYGLHFINGVASFRIAWGFQIIFGLALFLGVFFLPESPRWLAKHGFWDECESVVSKIQAKGNTEDPDVRIEIAEIKEQILVDEKADTITYATLFNRRYRFRTVTAIFAQIWQQLTGMNVMMYYIVYIFQMAGYTGNTNLVASSIQYVLNTVLTIPALFLLDKIGRRPVLMVGALLMMIFQFAVAGILGTYSEPVSSVGGDDTIRIRIPDSNKSAARGVIAMCYLFVCSFASTWGVGIWLYCSEVWGDNAIRQRGASLSTAANWIFNFAIGMYTPSSFKNITWKTYCIYATFCACMFFHVMFFFPETKGKRLEEIAQIWDEHIPAWETASWQPEFTAAEEKDVASKMQTEHVENANRSNGVDQISSSE encoded by the coding sequence ATGGGTTACGAAAAGCGATTAGTGGGTTCTGCCAACAAAATTAAGAACTTCTTTGACAAGTTCCCAAAAGTGTACAATGTGTACATCGTGTGTTCAATTTCGACTATTTCTGGTATGATGTTCGGTGTGGATATCTCCTCGATCTCTGCCTTTATCGGTACCGATCAGTACAGGAGATATTTCAATAATCCCGGATCTGCAATTCAAGGTTTCATTACGTCATCTATGGCTTTAGGTTCATTTTTCGGCTCTCTTGCAACCTCATTTGTGTCTGAACCTTTAGGAAGACGTATATCCCTCGTTATTTGCTCATTCTTCTGGGTTGTTGGTGCTGCTATCCAGTCCTCAGCTCAAAATAGGGCTCAGTTGATTATTGGCAGACTTATTTCTGGAATTGGTGTTGGAATAGGAAGTACGGTTGCACCAGTTTACGGATCAGAGTTAGCACCTCGTAAAGTCAGAGGATTTGTGGGTGGACTTTTCCAATTCTGTGTCACTCTTGGTATCTTGATCATGTTTTATGTCTCCTACGGATTGCACTTTATCAATGGAGTGGCATCTTTCCGTATTGCCTGGGGATTCCAGATAATTTTCGGTCTTGCTTTGTTTTTGGGagtcttcttcttgccgGAATCTCCTAGATGGCTTGCAAAGCACGGATTCTGGGATGAATGCGAGTCTGTGGTCTCAAAAATACAGGCTAAGGGAAATACTGAGGATCCAGATGTTAGGATTGAAATTGCGGAGATTAAGGAGCAAATCTTGGTTGACGAAAAAGCAGACACGATCACATATGCCACGTTGTTCAACAGAAGATACAGATTCCGGACCGTTACAGCAATATTTGCTCAGATTTGGCAGCAATTGACTGGAATGAACGTCATGATGTACTACATTGTGTACATTTTCCAGATGGCTGGCTACACCGGAAACACAAATTTGGTTGCTTCATCAATTCAGTATGTTTTGAACACCGTCCTGACAATTCCGGCCTTATTCCTCTTGGACAAAATCGGCAGAAGACCAGTTTTAATGGTCGGAGCATTGCTCATGATGATTTTCCAGTTTGCAGTGGCTGGAATCTTGGGAACGTACTCGGAACCTGTTTCCTCAGTTGGTGGAGACGATACCATTCGTATTCGTATTCCGGACAGCAACAAGAGTGCGGCAAGAGGTGTGATTGCAATGTGCTACTTGTTCGTTTGCTCATTTGCAAGTACTTGGGGTGTGGGAATCTGGTTATACTGCTCTGAGGTTTGGGGTGACAATGCCATTAGACAGAGAGGAGCATCTCTCTCGACTGCAGCCAACTGgattttcaactttgcCATTGGAATGTACACACCATCATCTTTCAAGAATATCACTTGGAAGACTTACTGCATTTATGCGACATTCTGTGCCTGCATGTTCTTCCATGTGATGTTTTTCTTCCCGGAGACTAAGGGCAAACGGTTGGAGGAGATTGCCCAGATCTGGGATGAGCACATTCCCGCATGGGAGACCGCTTCTTGGCAGCCAGAGTTTACTGCTGCCGAAGAGAAAGACGTGGCTAGTAAAATGCAAACTGAACATGTTGAGAATGCCAATAGAAGTAATGGTGTCGACCAGATTTCCAGCAGCGAATAG
- the SSA2 gene encoding Hsp70 chaperone, which produces MPNAIGIDLGTTYSCVGHFANDRVDIIANDQGNRTTPSYVAFTDTERLIGEAAKNQAAMNPTNTVFDAKRLIGRKFSDPEVQSDMKHWPFKIIDSDGKPKIQVDYKGETKVLTPEEVSSMVLSKMRETAEAFLGSKVKDAVVTVPAYFNDSQRQATKDAGTIAGMNVMRIINEPTAAAIAYGLDKKTEGEKNVLIFDLGGGTFDVSLLSIEDGIFEVKATAGDTHLGGEDFDNRLVTFFSNEFKRKFHKDLTGNQRALRRLRTACERAKRTLSSSAQTSIEIDSLFEGIDFYTSITRARFEEMCSDLFRSTLAPVEKVLQDSKLDKSQIDEIVLVGGSTRIPKVQKLVSDFFSGKEPNKSINPDEAVAYGAAVQAAILSGDESSKTQDLLLLDVTPLSLGIETAGGVMTKLIPRNSTIPCKKSEIFSTYSDNQPGVLIQVYEGERTRTKDNNLLGKFELTGIPPAPRGVPQIEVTFDIDANGILNVSAVEKGTGKSQKITITNDKGRLSKEEIDKMVSEAEKFKADDDKEAERIQAKNQLESYAYSVKNTADDKKFTEKVSEDEKKQLVDACEKTISWLDANQTATKEEFESEQKSLESTVNPIMTKFYQAGGAPGAAPGAAPGAGAAPGAGAAPGGFPGAGSAPNAGSDGPTVEEVD; this is translated from the coding sequence ATGCCTAACGCAATCGGAATTGATTTAGGTACTACCTACTCCTGTGTTGGTCACTTTGCCAACGACAGAGTTGACATTATTGCCAACGATCAGGGTAACAGAACCACCCCATCCTATGTTGCCTTCACAGACACTGAGAGATTGATCGGTGAGGCTGCCAAGAATCAGGCTGCCATGAACCCTACCAACACAGTTTTCGACGCTAAGAGACTTATCGGTAGAAAGTTCAGCGATCCAGAGGTCCAGAGTGATATGAAGCACTGGCCATTCAAGATTATCGACTCAGATGGAAAGCCAAAGATCCAGGTCGACTACAAGGGTGAGACAAAGGTTCTCACACCAGAGGAGGTTTCATCCATGGTTCTCAGCAAGATGAGAGAGACCGCCGAGGCCTTTTTGGGCAGCAAGGTTAAGGATGCCGTTGTTACCGTCCCAGCCTACTTCAACGACTCGCAGAGACAGGCAACCAAGGATGCTGGTACCATTGCCGGTATGAACGTGATGAGAATCATCAACGAGCCAACTGCCGCAGCCATTGCTTACGGTTTGGATAAGAAGACCGAAGGCGAGAAGAACGTGTTGATTTTCGACTTGGGTGGAGGTACTTTCGATGTCTCTCTTTTGTCCATCGAGGATGGTATCTTCGAGGTGAAGGCCACCGCTGGTGACACCCACTTGGGAGGAGAGGATTTCGATAACAGATTGGTTACATTCTTCTCGAATGAGTTCAAGAGAAAGTTCCACAAGGACTTGACCGGCAACCAGAGGGCATTGAGAAGATTGAGAACTGCCTGTGAGAGAGCCAAGAGAACCTTGTCTTCCTCTGCACAGACTTCGATCGAGATCGACTCCTTGTTCGAAGGTATCGACTTCTACACCTCGATCACGAGGGCTAGATTCGAGGAGATGTGCTCTGATCTGTTCAGATCCACCTTGGCACCTGTCGAGAAGGTGTTGCAGGACTCAAAGTTGGACAAGTCACAGATCGATGAGATCGTTCTTGTCGGTGGTTCCACAAGAATTCCAAAGGTCCAGAAGTTGGTCTCCGACTTCTTCAGCGGAAAAGAGCCAAACAAGTCCATCAACCCTGATGAGGCTGTTGCTTACGGTGCCGCCGTTCAGGCCGCCATCCTTTCCGGTGATGAATCATCCAAGACACAGGACTTGTTGCTTTTGGATGTCACCCCATTGTCCCTAGGTATCGAGACTGCCGGTGGTGTCATGACCAAGTTGATCCCAAGAAACTCGACCATTCCTTGCAAGAAGTCTGAGATCTTCTCCACTTACTCTGACAACCAACCTGGTGTGTTGATCCAGGTTTACGAAGGTGAGAGAACTAGAACCAAGGACAACAACTTGTTGGGTAAGTTCGAGTTGACTGGAATCCCACCAGCTCCAAGGGGTGTTCCTCAGATCGAGGTTACTTTCGATATCGATGCCAACGGAATTTTGAATGTTTCCGCCGTCGAAAAGGGTACTGGTAAGTCGCAGAAGATCACCATCACCAACGACAAGGGCAGATTGTCGAAGGAGGAGATCGACAAGATGGTTTCGGAGGCTGAGAAGTTCAAGGCCGACGATGATAAGGAGGCCGAGAGGATCCAGGCCAAGAACCAGTTGGAGTCCTACGCTTACAGCGTGAAGAACACCGCCGACGACAAGAAGTTCACCGAGAAAGTTTCTGAGGACGAGAAGAAGCAGTTGGTTGATGCCTGTGAAAAGACCATCAGCTGGCTCGATGCCAACCAGACTGCTACCAAGGAGGAGTTTGAGAGTGAGCAAAAGAGCTTGGAGTCTACTGTTAACCCAATCATGACCAAGTTCTACCAGGCTGGAGGTGCTCCTGGTGCCGCTCCTGGTGCTGCTCCTGGTGCTGGTGCCGCTCCTGGTGCCGGTGCTGCTCCTGGTGGCTTCCCAGGCGCTGGTTCTGCTCCAAATGCAGGATCTGATGGCCCAACCGTTGAGGAGGTCGATTAA
- the RPS14C gene encoding 40S ribosomal protein S14-3 encodes MNEALAVLLEKAFMVKKMGRNAQNMMGKQIGKTAGCSLDERVLSSCLHRLGSVFVCFILAQSVIAVYTDKDKSEREVILTSTILNAENVTLGPQAKGSQEVFGVAHIYASTNDTFVHVTDMSGRETIARATGGMKVKADRDESTPYAAMLAAQDVAQKCREVGITAVHIKMRGTGGTKTKTPGPGAQAALRALARSGLKIGRIEDVTPIPSDSTRKKGGRRGRRL; translated from the coding sequence ATGAACGAGGCACTTGCTGTTTTGCTAGAGAAAGCATTTATGGTTAAGAAAATGGGTAGAAATGCGCAAAATATGATGGGAAAACAGATTGGGAAGACAGCTGGTTGTTCTTTGGACGAGAGAGTTCTTTCATCATGCCTTCATCGTTTGGGAAGTGTGTTTGTGTGTTTTATTTTGGCACAGAGTGTAATTGCAGTATACACAGACAAAGACAAGAGTGAAAGAGAAGTTATACTAACAAGCACAATTCTTAATGCAGAAAACGTCACATTGGGACCACAAGCTAAGGGCTCACAGGAAGTCTTCGGTGTTGCCCACATCTACGCTTCGACTAACGACACATTTGTGCACGTTACCGATATGTCAGGAAGAGAGACTATCGCCAGAGCTACTGGTGGTATGAAGGTGAAGGCAGACAGAGATGAGTCTACTCCTTACGCCGCTATGTTGGCCGCACAGGATGTTGCTCAGAAATGCAGAGAGGTTGGAATTACCGCCGTCCACATCAAGATGAGAGGTACTGGTGGTACCAAGACCAAAACTCCAGGTCCAGGTGCTCAGGCTGCTTTGAGAGCCTTGGCCAGATCCGGATTGAAGATTGGAAGAATTGAGGATGTTACTCCTATTCCATCTGACTCCACCAGGAAGAAAGGTGGTAGAAGAGGTAGAAGATTGTGA
- a CDS encoding uncharacterized protein (BUSCO:EOG09261XAF~CAZy:GT50), translating into MSLLKPSAFTITVVSVVLRAGFLLFGLYQDSHMEVPYTDIDYYVFTDAARFVAKGGSPYLRETYRYTPLLSWFLVPTAWEPQEVWFHFGKILFILCDLVTGILSLKILQKLHRDTRWSLLWLLNPMVITISTRGSSESLLTVMVMASLYYIIEKRYIASGLWLGLAIHLKIYPFLYIPAMVLFIDPACSIWRPITRQRLKFCAATAVSFLALTYLMYAFYGNIYIDQAFLYHLRRLDHRHNFSIYNITLYFTSFTRNSALSNSSWLTLEKLAFVPQLFLSFIVTPLALCYKNADASILVGSCFIQTFIFIAFNKVITSQYFIWFLCLLPVYISGTTISPCRGAILVAGWIITQALWLWYGYRLEFQGEFGIFHYGLWTSSCFFFIWNCVMAHDLIADVRKQSMQLVQKKQK; encoded by the coding sequence ATGTCTCTTCTGAAGCCATCCGCCTTTACTATAACCGTGGTATCGGTCGTATTGCGTGCGGGATTTCTGCTGTTCGGACTCTACCAAGATTCGCACATGGAAGTTCCATACACAGACATAGATTATTATGTTTTTACGGATGCGGCTCGTTTTGTCGCCAAAGGGGGCTCTCCTTATTTACGAGAGACATACAGATACACGCCATTGCTTAGTTGGTTCCTTGTTCCAACTGCTTGGGAGCCACAAGAGGTGTGGTTTCACTTTGGAAAGATTTTGTTCATCCTTTGCGATTTGGTCACGGGTATTTTGTCGttgaaaattttacaaAAGCTACACCGAGATACGCGATGGAGTCTCCTTTGGCTTCTTAACCCAATGGTGATCACCATCAGCACACGGGGGAGCTCTGAGAGCCTTCTTACCGTGATGGTTATGGCATCTCTTTACTACATCATCGAAAAACGATACATCGCTTCAGGATTATGGCTGGGACTCGCAATCCACCTCAAAATATACCCCTTTCTCTATATCCCGGCCATGGTGTTGTTCATTGACCCGGCCTGCTCAATATGGCGGCCGATAACACGTCAAAGACTGAAATTCTGCGCTGCTACTGCTgtctcttttcttgctcttaCATACCTCATGTATGCATTCTATGGCAACATATACATTGACCAGGCCTTTCTCTATCATCTACGACGCTTGGATCACCGCCATAACTTCTCGATCTACAACATTACGCTCTATTTCACGTCGTTTACGCGGAATTCTGCCCTTTCCAACTCTTCCTGGCTCACTTTGGAGAAATTGGCTTTTGTGCCCCAACTTTTCTTGAGCTTTATAGTCACACCTCTTGCTCTTTGCTACAAGAATGCAGATGCGTCGATTCTCGTCGGCTCATGCTTCATCCAGACGTTTATTTTCATTGCATTCAACAAAGTGATCACCTCTCAGTATTTCATCTGGTTTTTGTGTCTTCTCCCCGTTTACATATCGGGAACGACTATTTCACCATGCAGAGGTGCTATTCTTGTTGCAGGCTGGATTATCACGCAGGCATTGTGGCTTTGGTACGGATATCGGCTCGAGTTTCAAGGTGAGTTTGgtatttttcattatgGACTATGGACTTCaagctgctttttcttcatttggAACTGTGTCATGGCTCACGATCTGATAGCCGATGTCCGGAAACAGAGCATGCAGTTGGtccagaagaagcagaagtaG
- a CDS encoding uncharacterized protein (BUSCO:EOG09261QYO) — protein sequence METFEVRSKSFTIKWVKAPDNTYIRWELKPLKRSINLGIYRYNSRDEISESSASAQSAGASSASAVYGSENTSASVISEPRDRASASNLSASWEAADPQADGAGDDKSAKAVKSVQLFSRENISVDAVNRVPRKLFSTIHKTFFSTAAGERGVSKEVLARSTDADADAQVQAHVPEEAPAGAARERPFPSPSSTESSQRKPRHRSESRSSLISFNRVSSLEERIDRHLTQEKWVGSCAGDEFISRAFRVERGGLFAFVFDNTFSRTKAKKVMFTQWVEDGEEPARAAQAERMGCMVERRAGRSERSSERLHSHMHSHMHLHHHGHDHVEPPEPHPSDPDDTLQEEEPRAEGGGAEKQANEENLEDEEEEKSAHIRFKLPEEKQLGKNTIMIRLKGVQYLQGILRKKRRRAGGNFVRRFFNLNFKYAVLDYYADETSNNVRGNMLVTQAVISADVKQQMLYLDSGMEQWILKAVTKEDFDVWVQAFDYIKKKNRQQRLLQQPGGAMQPQASAEQSLMSIPVDGYGIGAIDDYIDANDKQRTSISYDLTKLQKLADTAASTLGDLKGEVEAHWAKKKMDKRERKERKERETEIVQDAANLITQIQSRVGNIRGRFTALADEDADAYVASILSGAKRPLTRTTTAATSVLSQDFFDAQDVMEEMNEGVVMVGAEAEAGAGADVDTSARAGAGVDSGADAGQPAAAHRVEIKYGSKENIFVSQLESEPESVSSSNECSDEDEAAAGEVVGVPAALAAPAAPDAQLGGVRDLYPLPYAGAVEYRKDIPPCAAPPPSLIGILRKSLGKDLTGITMPITSNEPISFMQKYAECFEYAALLNRAATDSAESGARMLDIACFAVSYLSSYRAKTRSQRKPFNPLLGETFEMVRPEMGLRMLCEKVVHHPVVFAARAEGAKWQVDHCFAPQQKFYGKAAEMFVDGKVYLKLVGGESGKNETYEWLQPTVAIKNVISLTGERYSEPTAQMTIHSSTGYRAVICFLPDKSHFSSRRSEKLTVKVYGPTSKSPLKTAAGTWTQSVRDDESGETVWEVGNLVPDADDKFGFTEFAAGLNGMTEIDRGCAPFDSRRRPDQRMYEQGDVDKAEALKLDLEQRQRDRRSAPDGNPVTHKPAFFKKSGPGDLDYTFVEGPESYWERRRRQDWEGLVKLW from the coding sequence ATGGAAACATTTGAAGTGCGGTCCAAGTCTTTCACCATCAAGTGGGTGAAAGCGCCGGATAATACATACATTAGGTGGGAATTAAAGCCACTCAAGCGGTCGATCAATCTGGGAATCTATCGATACAACAGCCGAGACGAAATTTCCGAGAGCAGCGCATCTGCGCAGAGTGCCGGCGCCAGCAGTGCCAGCGCAGTGTACGGGAGTGAGAATACGAGCGCCTCTGTGATCAGCGAGCCGCGCGATCGCGCAAGCGCGTCCAACCTCAGCGCATCCTGGGAGGCGGCGGACCCGCAGGCCGACGGCGCTGGCGACGACAAAAGCGCCAAGGCTGTGAAATCCGTTCAGCTGTTTTCCAGGGAGAACATCAGCGTCGACGCCGTTAACAGGGTGCCCCGGAAGTTGTTCAGCACGATTCACAAGACGTTTTTCAGCACGGCGGCAGGAGAGCGCGGCGTCTCAAAGGAAGTGCTTGCGCGCAGTACGGATGCGGATGCAGATGCGCAGGTGCAGGCGCATGTACCAGAAGAAGCGCCGGCCGGCGCTGCACGTGAGCGGCCGTTCCCAAGCCCAAGCTCCACTGAGAGCAGCCAGAGGAAGCCAAGGCATCGTTCAGAGAGCCGCAGCTCGCTGATAAGCTTCAACAGAGTGTCATCTTTGGAAGAGCGCATAGATCGGCACTTGACACAAGAAAAATGGGTGGGAAGTTGCGCAGGGGACGAGTTCATAAGTCGCGCATTCCGTGTGGAGCGCGGCGGGTTGTTTGCTTTTGTGTTTGACAACACGTTCAGCCGCACGAAGGCGAAAAAAGTGATGTTTACGCAGTGGGTGGAGGACGGAGAGGAGCCAGCGCGGGCGGCGCAGGCGGAGCGCATGGGGTGCATGGTGGAGCGCAGGGCGGGGCGCAGCGAGCGCAGCTCTGAGCGGCTGCACAGCCACATGCACAGCCACATGCATTTGCACCATCACGGGCATGACCATGTTGAGCCGCCGGAGCCCCACCCAAGCGACCCGGACGACACTTTGCAGGAGGAGGAACCCCGTGCGGAGGGCGGCGGCGCGGAGAAACAGGCAAATGAGgaaaatttggaagatgaagaagaggagaaatCAGCACATATAAGATTTAAGCTTCCAGAAGAGAAGCAACTGGGCAAGAACACGATTATGATCCGGCTGAAAGGCGTGCAGTACCTCCAGGGGATCCTccggaagaagaggaggcGCGCGGGAGGCAACTTTGTGCGGCGgttcttcaacttgaacTTCAAGTATGCAGTTTTGGACTATTATGCAGACGAGACGTCAAACAACGTCAGGGGCAACATGTTGGTGACACAGGCGGTGATTTCGGCGGACGTCAAGCAGCAGATGTTGTACCTGGACTCGGGAATGGAGCAGTGGATCCTCAAGGCGGTCACCAAGGAGGATTTTGACGTTTGGGTGCAGGCATTCGATTAcatcaagaagaaaaaccGCCAGCAGCGGCTTCTGCAGCAGCCAGGTGGCGCAATGCAGCCGCAGGCATCCGCTGAGCAGTCTCTCATGTCGATTCCTGTGGATGGCTACGGGATTGGGGCCATCGACGACTATATAGACGCCAACGACAAACAGAGAACTTCCATAAGTTATGACTTAACCAAGCTCCAGAAACTCGCAGATACTGCCGCCAGCACACTTGGCGACCTCAAGGGAGAGGTGGAGGCGCACTGGgcgaagaagaagatggataAGAGGGAGCGGAAAGAGCGGAAAGAGCGGGAGACGGAAATCGTGCAAGATGCGGCAAATCTCATCACACAGATTCAGTCGCGGGTCGGGAATATCCGCGGGCGGTTTACCGCACTTGCGGATGAGGACGCTGACGCATACGTGGCCAGCATTCTTTCTGGCGCCAAGCGGCCCTTGACGCGCACCACGACTGCGGCGACTTCTGTGCTGTCCCAGGACTTCTTTGATGCGCAGGATGTGATGGAGGAGATGAATGAGGGCGTGGTGATGGTTGGCGCCGAGGCGGAGGCCGGCGCAGGAGCGGATGTGGACACAAGCGCAAGAGCTGGCGCGGGCGTGGATTCTGGCGCAGACGCCGGGCAGCCCGCCGCAGCGCACCGAGTCGAGATCAAGTACGGTAGCAAGGAGAACATCTTCGTGTCACAACTCGAGAGCGAGCCGGAGTCCGTGTCTTCTTCAAACGAGTGCAGTGACGAGGATGAGGCCGCGGCGGGAGAAGTAGTCGGTGTGCCTGCAGCGCTGGCAGCGCCCGCAGCGCCGGATGCGCAGCTTGGCGGCGTAAGAGACCTGTACCCGCTCCCGTATGCGGGCGCAGTCGAGTACAGAAAGGACATTCCACCCTGCGCGGCGCCTCCACCTTCACTCATCGGCATTCTTAGAAAAAGCCTCGGCAAGGATCTCACCGGAATCACCATGCCAATAACTTCAAATGAGCCGATTTCCTTCATGCAAAAATATGCGGAGTGCTTCGAGTACGCAGCGCTGTTGAATCGCGCAGCCACAGATAGCGCCGAGTCGGGTGCGCGGATGCTGGATATCGCGTGCTTCGCGGTCAGCTATCTGTCATCATACCGCGCAAAGACGCGCAGCCAGCGCAAGCCCTTCAACCCGCTCTTGGGCGAGACTTTCGAGATGGTGCGCCCAGAAATGGGCTTGCGCATGCTCTGCGAGAAGGTCGTGCACCACCCGGTGGTGTTCGCGGCGCGCGCAGAGGGCGCAAAGTGGCAGGTGGACCATTGTTTTGCGCCGCAGCAGAAATTTTACGGCAAGGCGGCGGAGATGTTTGTGGACGGCAAAGTGTACCTCAAATTAGTGGGCGGAGAAAGCGGCAAAAACGAAACCTACGAGTGGTTGCAGCCGACGGTGGCAATCAAGAATGTGATATCGCTAACTGGGGAGCGGTATTCTGAGCCGACGGCCCAGATGACAATCCATTCCAGCACGGGTTACCGGGCGGTGATTTGCTTTTTGCCCGACAAGTCGCACTTTTCGAGCCGGCGGTCGGAGAAACTGACGGTGAAAGTGTACGGTCCGACGAGCAAAAGTCCGCTCAAGACGGCGGCGGGAACATGGACGCAGAGCGTGCGCGACGACGAGAGCGGAGAAACGGTGTGGGAGGTCGGGAATTTGGTGCCGGATGCCGACGACAAGTTTGGATTCACGGAGTTCGCGGCGGGTCTCAACGGGATGACGGAGATTGACCGCGGGTGTGCTCCGTTCGACTCGCGGCGCAGGCCCGACCAGCGCATGTACGAGCAGGGCGACGTTGATAAGGCGGAGGCGCTGAAACTCGATCTCGAGCAGAGGCAGAGAGACCGGCGCAGCGCCCCCGATGGGAACCCCGTCACGCACAAACCAgcattcttcaaaaaatcGGGCCCCGGCGATTTGGACTACACTTTTGTGGAGGGCCCGGAGAGTTACTGGGAGCGCAGGAGGCGCCAGGACTGGGAGGGGCTTGTCAAGTTGTGGTAA
- the UBC2 gene encoding Ubiquitin-conjugating enzyme E2 2, with the protein MSTPARRRLMRDFKRIQKDCSGGISASPLADNVMVWNGIIIGPQDTPFEDGTFRLKLTFDEQYPNKPPQVKFISEMFHPNVYASGDLCLDILQNRWSPTYDVASILTSIQSLLNDPNINSPANVEAANLYKDHRSQYAKRVRETVEKSWTEDLDDLGDDDMDDEGDLDDSDDGEGDADGASDSDKQ; encoded by the coding sequence atgtcTACAccagcaagaagaagattgatGCGTGATTTCAAGAGAATCCAGAAGGATTGCTCGGGCGGAATATCGGCATCTCCATTGGCTGATAATGTGATGGTTTGGAATGGGATCATTATAGGGCCTCAGGATACACCATTTGAGGATGGAACATTTAGACTAAAACTCACGTTTGATGAACAATACCCTAACAAACCCCCACAAGTGAAATTTATATCAGAAATGTTTCACCCCAATGTTTATGCATCAGGTGATTTGTGCCTGGATATATTACAAAACAGATGGTCACCGACTTACGATGTGGCGTCGATTCTCACGTCGATCCAGTCGCTTTTGAACGATCCCAACATTAATTCGCCCGCAAATGTTGAGGCTGCAAACCTATACAAAGATCACCGCAGTCAGTATGCGAAAAGAGTTCGTGAAACTGTAGAAAAAAGCTGGACCGAGGATCTGGACGATTTAGGAGACGATGATATGGACGACGAGGGCGATTTGGACGATTCGGATGATGGAGAAGGAGACGCAGATGGCGCCAGTGACAGTGATAAACAGTAG